From Thalassotalea euphylliae, the proteins below share one genomic window:
- a CDS encoding alanine/glycine:cation symporter family protein — MFDQFFNATVGNVNNLLWGSGQLLIYILVFAGFWFSFKLKFVQFAHFRHMFSVMKNSTKGDSAGISSFQALCTGLSARVGTGNLAGVSVAISLGGAGAVFWMWVIAFLGMATGFAESILGQLYKVKDDHKEYRGGPAYYIKMGLNKPWLAVAFAICLFLGYGFSFSAMQANTISDALNHALDIPHMYSGLAITLFAGVIVMGGFKSIARFAELVVPFMGIAYILAALTVTALNIEHIPALIGDILASAFGLQEAGAGALGAAIKNGIQRGLYSNEAGAGSVPHASASASPTPNHPVAQGYVQMLGVFVDTVVLCTCTAVIILLADLPMSGEMEGIRLTQDAMTAHIGEGGVYFVAAAITLFAFTSVVANYAYAESNLHLFKLDNKLGRGIYTSCYLAMVLWGANASLFHVWAMADMALGLMTLVNIFAIVQLTPTIKALFKDYCRQRANQMSLPVQSQTKPKISFSAQNIDYQGKLYSGIWDKK; from the coding sequence ATGTTTGATCAGTTTTTTAACGCCACCGTTGGCAATGTTAATAACTTGCTGTGGGGCTCTGGTCAACTCCTCATTTATATACTGGTGTTTGCCGGTTTCTGGTTTTCCTTCAAACTGAAATTCGTTCAATTTGCCCATTTTCGCCATATGTTTTCGGTGATGAAAAACAGCACTAAAGGCGATAGCGCTGGCATTAGCTCTTTTCAGGCGTTGTGCACTGGCTTATCTGCCCGCGTTGGTACTGGTAATTTAGCAGGTGTGTCGGTGGCGATTTCACTGGGCGGTGCGGGTGCTGTTTTTTGGATGTGGGTGATTGCTTTTTTAGGGATGGCGACAGGTTTTGCCGAAAGCATTTTAGGTCAACTTTACAAAGTGAAAGACGATCATAAAGAGTATCGCGGTGGTCCTGCCTATTATATAAAAATGGGCTTGAATAAGCCTTGGCTGGCAGTGGCATTCGCTATTTGTTTGTTCTTAGGTTATGGCTTTAGTTTTAGTGCGATGCAGGCCAATACCATTAGCGACGCACTCAATCACGCGCTAGATATTCCACACATGTATTCCGGGCTTGCCATTACCCTGTTTGCTGGTGTGATTGTCATGGGCGGTTTTAAAAGTATTGCCCGCTTTGCAGAGCTAGTTGTGCCATTTATGGGGATTGCCTATATTTTGGCGGCGCTAACCGTCACAGCCCTCAACATTGAGCACATCCCAGCCTTAATAGGTGATATTTTAGCGTCTGCCTTTGGTTTACAAGAAGCTGGTGCAGGTGCGCTCGGTGCCGCCATTAAAAATGGAATTCAGCGAGGCTTGTATTCGAATGAAGCTGGCGCAGGCTCTGTGCCCCATGCTTCGGCAAGTGCTTCCCCTACCCCTAATCACCCAGTTGCTCAAGGTTATGTGCAAATGCTTGGTGTATTTGTTGATACCGTTGTGCTTTGTACTTGTACTGCCGTGATTATTTTACTGGCCGACCTGCCCATGAGCGGTGAAATGGAAGGTATTCGCCTCACCCAAGATGCGATGACAGCGCACATTGGCGAGGGTGGTGTTTATTTTGTTGCCGCGGCAATTACCCTATTTGCCTTTACCTCAGTAGTTGCCAACTATGCCTATGCTGAAAGCAACCTACATTTATTTAAACTAGATAACAAATTAGGGCGTGGGATATACACGAGTTGTTATCTTGCCATGGTGCTTTGGGGTGCAAACGCCTCACTCTTCCATGTTTGGGCGATGGCAGATATGGCATTAGGGTTGATGACGCTGGTCAATATTTTTGCCATTGTACAGCTCACCCCCACTATCAAAGCGCTATTCAAAGACTACTGCCGACAACGGGCGAATCAAATGTCGTTACCAGTTCAGAGTCAAACCAAGCCTAAAATCAGCTTCTCTGCACAAAATATCGACTACCAAGGCAAGCTCTATTCAGGTATTTGGGATAAGAAATAG
- the asnB gene encoding asparagine synthase B: protein MCSIFGILDIKTSASALRPTALECSRLLRHRGPDWSGIYTSDNAILVHERLAIVDTEHGAQPLYNEDKTHVLAVNGEIYNHKTLAASLTVDYEFQTHSDCEVILPLYKEFGAEFIDKLQGMFAFCLYDEKADRYIIARDHIGIIPLYTGFDEDGNFYVASEMKSLMPVCKTVKEFPPGHVLDSKTGELRKYFKRNWMQYDAIKDNHTSKEKLRTALEDSVKSHLMTDVPYGVLLSGGLDSSLVSAITQKYASRRIEENDLSEAWWPKVHSFACGLAGSPDLIAAQKVADAIGTVHHNVVFTEQEGIDALKEVIYHLETYDVTTVRASTPMYLMARKIKAMGIKMVLSGEGADEIFGGYLYFHKAPNAQEFHEELLRKLDKLHMFDCLRANKSMSAWGIEARVPFLDKNFLDVAMRINPEDKMCGGGKMEKSILRESFEGYLPEEILWRQKEQFSDGVGYSWIDGLKEYVESQVSDQQLANAEFKFPVNTPDTKEAYFYRTVFEEKFPLESAAKCVPGGKSVACSTPQALAWDEAFQNMADPSGRAVQSVHNDSY, encoded by the coding sequence ATGTGTTCGATCTTTGGTATTCTTGATATTAAAACTAGTGCGTCGGCACTTCGCCCTACTGCATTAGAATGTTCTCGTCTTTTACGTCATCGCGGCCCAGACTGGTCTGGCATTTACACTAGCGACAATGCCATCTTAGTGCATGAACGTCTAGCCATTGTTGATACTGAGCACGGCGCGCAGCCACTTTATAACGAAGACAAAACCCACGTACTAGCCGTTAACGGTGAAATTTATAACCACAAAACACTTGCCGCGAGTTTAACGGTTGATTACGAATTCCAAACCCACTCTGACTGTGAAGTGATTTTACCGTTGTACAAGGAATTCGGCGCAGAGTTTATTGACAAGCTACAAGGCATGTTCGCCTTCTGTTTATACGATGAAAAAGCAGATCGCTACATCATTGCTCGCGACCACATTGGTATTATCCCGCTTTACACAGGTTTTGATGAAGACGGTAACTTCTATGTTGCCTCAGAAATGAAATCACTCATGCCGGTTTGTAAAACGGTTAAAGAATTCCCTCCTGGCCATGTGCTAGACAGCAAAACCGGCGAATTGCGCAAGTACTTTAAGCGCAACTGGATGCAATACGATGCGATTAAAGACAACCACACCAGCAAAGAAAAGCTGCGCACCGCATTAGAAGACTCAGTAAAAAGCCACTTAATGACAGACGTACCATATGGCGTGCTATTGTCAGGTGGTTTAGATTCCTCACTGGTGTCTGCGATTACGCAAAAATACGCCTCACGCCGTATTGAAGAAAACGACTTATCTGAAGCTTGGTGGCCAAAAGTGCACTCGTTTGCCTGTGGTTTAGCAGGCTCGCCTGACTTAATCGCCGCACAAAAAGTTGCCGATGCGATTGGTACGGTGCACCATAACGTCGTATTTACCGAGCAAGAAGGTATCGATGCGTTAAAAGAAGTGATTTATCACTTAGAAACATACGATGTCACTACCGTTCGTGCCTCAACGCCGATGTACTTAATGGCGCGCAAAATTAAAGCCATGGGCATTAAAATGGTGCTTTCCGGCGAAGGTGCTGATGAAATTTTTGGTGGTTACTTATACTTCCACAAAGCGCCAAACGCACAGGAATTCCATGAAGAGCTACTGCGTAAATTAGACAAATTACATATGTTTGATTGCTTACGAGCGAACAAATCAATGTCGGCTTGGGGTATTGAAGCACGCGTGCCATTTTTGGATAAAAACTTCCTTGATGTCGCGATGCGCATTAACCCAGAAGACAAAATGTGTGGCGGCGGTAAAATGGAGAAAAGCATTTTACGTGAATCGTTTGAAGGCTACTTGCCAGAAGAAATTTTATGGCGTCAAAAAGAGCAGTTCTCGGACGGTGTTGGCTACTCGTGGATTGATGGCTTGAAAGAATATGTTGAATCGCAAGTGAGCGATCAACAGTTAGCAAACGCGGAATTTAAGTTCCCAGTCAACACGCCAGATACCAAAGAAGCTTACTTCTATCGCACTGTGTTTGAAGAGAAATTCCCACTAGAAAGTGCTGCCAAATGTGTGCCGGGCGGTAAGTCAGTTGCCTGCTCTACTCCGCAAGCACTGGCTTGGGATGAAGCATTTCAAAACATGGCCGACCCGTCAGGTCGTGCAGTACAGTCGGTACATAACGACAGCTACTAA
- a CDS encoding OmpP1/FadL family transporter, giving the protein MQYKKLSIIISSLLLSSSFSHITQAAGFKIYEQSTSSMGNAYAGRGAVVEDASIVYSNPAGLTQLSRASLSIGGGYIFGQSEYSNVSATNVLGQPVSGETSGDFDISEVVPYAFYASPINDKWAWGVGLYAPAAISSTYDENFIGRNFAQDTELTIISLQPTLAYQVSEQFSVGLGVSVSYAEGRLTAFKDIGGLCENADFINAAYAPLGLGDVHNSNYCDIQYELDSSDWAVSATLGALWQPNRSTSIAFVYNSAIDLTLANDFEITNVPIVGAAAGGRDDLFIVAPELPAVDLNTGLLASSPLEKEAAQMELTLPQNFSISVNQALSPELSVQASLQWMDWSEFDNISIISEQESGAISQVTEADLNEDGYIAYIPEKWEDTFALALGVTYQWSSQVKLKTGVAYDTSPIPQERRTARIPTDDRIWWTIGGNWQLNSDWTLDLAYGYMWMKDTSINEFEYNVQDQRITNANLTADYDTNVHLLSVQLNYWL; this is encoded by the coding sequence ATGCAGTATAAAAAATTATCAATTATTATTAGCTCTCTTCTTCTTTCATCTTCATTTTCTCACATTACCCAAGCCGCAGGCTTTAAAATATATGAACAATCCACCAGTAGCATGGGCAATGCTTATGCTGGTCGTGGCGCAGTAGTTGAAGATGCTTCCATCGTGTATTCCAATCCTGCTGGGTTAACACAACTATCACGTGCTAGTTTATCCATCGGCGGTGGGTATATCTTTGGGCAGTCTGAATATTCCAATGTGTCGGCCACCAACGTACTGGGTCAACCTGTTTCGGGAGAAACTAGTGGCGACTTTGATATTAGTGAAGTGGTGCCGTATGCTTTTTACGCCTCGCCAATTAACGACAAATGGGCATGGGGTGTCGGCCTTTATGCGCCAGCCGCTATTTCAAGCACTTACGATGAAAACTTTATCGGCCGAAACTTCGCACAAGACACTGAATTAACCATTATCAGTTTACAGCCAACTCTCGCGTATCAAGTTTCCGAGCAATTCTCGGTAGGTCTTGGTGTTAGCGTTTCGTATGCAGAGGGGCGCTTAACTGCGTTTAAAGATATAGGTGGTCTTTGTGAGAACGCTGACTTTATTAATGCTGCCTATGCTCCACTGGGGTTAGGTGATGTTCACAATAGTAATTACTGTGATATTCAGTATGAGTTAGATAGTAGCGATTGGGCGGTTAGTGCCACATTAGGAGCACTGTGGCAGCCAAATCGTTCAACAAGCATTGCGTTTGTTTACAACTCAGCAATCGATCTAACCTTAGCGAACGATTTTGAAATTACGAATGTGCCTATTGTTGGCGCTGCCGCTGGCGGGCGTGATGATTTATTTATCGTTGCTCCTGAGTTACCCGCTGTTGATTTAAATACTGGTTTATTAGCTTCGTCACCACTTGAAAAAGAAGCGGCACAAATGGAGCTAACCCTGCCACAAAACTTTTCGATTAGTGTGAATCAAGCTTTGTCCCCTGAACTATCGGTACAAGCATCATTGCAATGGATGGATTGGAGTGAGTTCGACAATATCAGTATTATTAGCGAACAAGAATCTGGCGCTATTTCTCAAGTAACAGAAGCTGACTTAAACGAAGATGGCTACATTGCTTATATACCAGAAAAGTGGGAAGACACTTTTGCATTAGCGCTTGGTGTGACTTACCAATGGTCGTCTCAGGTTAAATTGAAAACGGGTGTGGCATATGACACCAGCCCAATTCCACAAGAGCGCAGAACGGCACGTATTCCAACGGATGACCGTATTTGGTGGACTATTGGTGGTAATTGGCAACTAAATAGTGATTGGACGCTAGATTTAGCCTATGGCTATATGTGGATGAAAGACACTAGCATTAATGAGTTTGAATATAATGTGCAAGATCAGCGTATAACCAATGCTAATTTAACCGCTGACTATGACACTAACGTTCACCTATTGTCTGTGCAGCTCAATTACTGGTTGTAG
- the pyrD gene encoding quinone-dependent dihydroorotate dehydrogenase, with protein MLYSAIRKMMFQIDPEAIHNFAIKGLHLTGNSPLKAVYKQTVQDKPVEVMGIRFPNPVGLSAGLDKNGECIQAFAAMGFGFVEIGTITPRPQPGNPKPRIFRLEEANAVINRMGFNNKGVDYLVEQVRKANFKGVLGINIGKNKDTPEENAKDDYIHCMRKVYDYASYITVNISSPNTPGLRSLQYGEALNELLAALKIEQKSLAEQYGKYVPVAVKIAPDLTQEEVEGIADCLKTNEIDAVIATNTTLARDKVAHLPHGDEQGGLSGAPVKEQSTIVIKQLAQALAGQLPIIGVGGIQSAEDAKEKLAAGASLVQVYTGFIYEGPKLVKDIVDAL; from the coding sequence ATGTTGTATTCGGCGATTCGAAAGATGATGTTTCAAATTGATCCAGAAGCTATTCATAACTTCGCGATTAAAGGGCTACATCTAACCGGAAACTCACCATTAAAGGCCGTGTACAAACAAACTGTGCAAGATAAGCCAGTTGAAGTCATGGGAATTCGCTTTCCTAACCCTGTTGGCTTATCGGCTGGGCTTGATAAAAACGGTGAATGTATCCAAGCCTTTGCTGCGATGGGGTTTGGCTTTGTTGAAATTGGTACCATTACGCCGAGACCTCAACCGGGCAATCCTAAACCACGCATTTTTCGGTTAGAAGAGGCAAATGCTGTGATTAACCGTATGGGATTTAACAACAAGGGCGTTGATTACTTGGTAGAGCAAGTGCGAAAAGCCAATTTCAAAGGTGTGTTAGGCATTAATATTGGTAAAAATAAAGATACACCAGAAGAAAATGCAAAAGATGATTACATTCACTGCATGCGTAAAGTCTATGATTACGCTAGTTATATTACGGTTAATATTTCTTCGCCCAATACCCCAGGTTTGCGCTCATTGCAATATGGTGAAGCGTTAAATGAGTTGCTTGCTGCCTTAAAAATTGAGCAAAAATCACTGGCTGAGCAATACGGTAAATATGTGCCAGTCGCGGTAAAGATCGCACCAGATTTGACCCAAGAAGAAGTTGAAGGTATTGCTGATTGCTTAAAAACAAATGAGATTGATGCGGTAATTGCGACTAATACCACACTGGCTCGCGATAAAGTTGCGCATTTACCACATGGTGATGAGCAAGGCGGTTTAAGCGGCGCCCCAGTCAAAGAACAAAGCACGATTGTGATTAAGCAACTGGCACAAGCCTTAGCAGGGCAACTGCCAATTATTGGTGTTGGTGGCATTCAATCTGCCGAAGATGCGAAAGAAAAGCTTGCTGCAGGCGCCTCGCTGGTACAAGTTTATACTGGCTTTATTTATGAAGGGCCAAAACTGGTTAAAGATATCGTCGATGCGCTATAA
- a CDS encoding NAD-glutamate dehydrogenase has translation MAFVDGLPSVLLTNVAQSIQQKVPAETAALVEHFAQLLYGNISTTDLANRNDSDLYGATMSLWNSLNGHQDETPVIKVFNPEVSKHGWKSSHTIIEVIVADMPFLVDSLRIALNRQGVSPHLMINTPMQVVRDAKKQIKQLGASGEKKLRSSKVETVFFIEIDRQDDSKVLKAIADDLHSVVSDISLTVSDWQPMLKKLQAVVADVKKAKVPCSDQEKQDSLEFLEWIANNHFTLMGYRSYDIKTLKGDMALAANVDSSLGLMKNSKGTEQRLISTLSETAREVALGDSLLILTKTNSRSRVHRPAHLDYIGIKRFDDKGNVVGEERFIGLFGSAYYTNSALDLPLIKSKVAGVCELSGFAPGSHAYKTLINILETYPRDEILQSSVVELLQNVKGILQMQERDYTGLFVRRDAFSRFYSCMVYVPRERYNTKLRIQTQQLLSEAFGSKEEVEFNTYFSESVQARTHYIVRVDHTKADINVKEIEKNLNEAARSWDDKLSALLNTHKGESEGKALSRKYSKFPQSYKDEVLPGTAIVDIEKLESVCESCPLEMLFYQPQEEKSGSRFVKLKLFHKGEPLHLSDVLPMLENFGLRVIGESPYAIRTADGEMCWILDFSMLLTGDREFNLEQVQMLFQDAFAKVWAGQLEDDGFNRLILGAGLAGREVSIIRAFAKYERQIGGTFSQSYVEDTFSRYPNLAELLVKLFNLRFAPAAKRTDKAVNKLLDEIEQSLDTVANLDDDRIIRRFVEMINATIRTNYFQKDGSKQDKSYISFKILPEQISEMPLPMPKFEIFVYSPQVEGVHLRGGKVARGGLRWSDRREDFRTEVLGLVKAQQVKNTVIVPVGAKGGFVCKQLPVGGTRQEIFEAGQACYKTFIRGLLDITDNIIKGDIIPPVDVVRHDEDDPYLVVAADKGTATFSDIANGISDEYNFWMGDAFASGGSVGYDHKGMGITAKGAWESVKRHFREMDIDCQTTDFTAIGVGDMAGDVFGNGMLLSKHIRLQAAFNHMHIFIDPDPVASTTYKERERLFNLPGCTWEDYNKELISEGGGIFSRAAKSIKLTPQIKKMIGTQKQSMAPNDLIKAILKMKVDLLWNGGIGTYVKGGTESHLEVGDRANDALRINGSELQAKVVGEGGNLGLTQLGRIEYAANGGRINADSVDNVGGVDCSDNEVNIKILLNGLVQSGDLTVKQRNQLLYDMTDEVSEIVLQDCYDQTHSLSITAMRGAQQLKEQTRFIHGLERDGKLDRGLEFIPSDDEIAERLAQNNGLTRPELSVLLAYSKMVLKEDLVCEEITKNPYHDRLLIGAFPRLLQEKYSAQMQDHPLRAEIIATKLANKLGNDMGFNFVNRMQEETGASVAEVANCYTMASEVFEMGAVWQDIAALDNKIETLVQTEMLFQLRRNVRRATRWFLRHRDKGMDIQQAIDFYRPTFETLAKNLNKYMAADEVEQLTHVEADLVKAGVPKKTAKRISQLSTLFSVMDIAEIAATDGRSIEFIAELYFKLGDRLDLHWFLDQITKQPVANHWQALARASFREELDWQQRAITIVALKVDANSNDSDALLAQWFEQSAQPLERWQHILADFRMSPTHEFAKFSVALRELMLLSLHTAA, from the coding sequence ATGGCGTTCGTAGACGGTTTACCCTCAGTTTTATTAACTAACGTAGCTCAATCTATCCAACAAAAAGTACCCGCGGAAACTGCGGCGTTAGTTGAGCACTTTGCTCAATTGCTATACGGAAATATTTCAACGACAGACTTAGCTAATCGCAACGATAGCGATTTATACGGCGCAACCATGAGTCTGTGGAATTCACTTAACGGTCATCAAGATGAGACCCCAGTGATCAAAGTTTTCAATCCAGAAGTGTCGAAACACGGCTGGAAATCTAGCCACACCATTATTGAAGTTATTGTGGCTGACATGCCATTTTTAGTTGATTCACTGAGAATTGCACTGAATCGCCAAGGTGTTTCGCCGCATTTAATGATCAATACGCCGATGCAAGTAGTGCGTGATGCCAAAAAACAAATAAAACAACTAGGCGCGTCAGGTGAGAAAAAACTGAGAAGCAGTAAAGTAGAAACGGTTTTCTTTATTGAAATCGATCGCCAAGACGACAGTAAAGTATTAAAGGCAATTGCTGACGATTTACACTCGGTAGTGAGTGATATTTCACTAACGGTTTCAGATTGGCAGCCAATGCTCAAAAAGCTGCAAGCAGTTGTTGCCGATGTAAAAAAAGCAAAAGTACCTTGCTCTGACCAAGAAAAGCAGGATTCATTAGAGTTTTTAGAGTGGATCGCAAACAATCATTTTACCTTGATGGGCTACCGCTCCTACGACATTAAAACGTTAAAAGGCGACATGGCGCTTGCGGCGAATGTCGACTCAAGCCTAGGCTTGATGAAAAATTCAAAGGGCACTGAACAACGCCTGATCTCAACGTTAAGTGAAACAGCTAGAGAAGTTGCGTTAGGTGATAGCTTACTTATTTTAACAAAAACCAATTCTCGCTCACGTGTGCATCGGCCTGCACACCTTGATTACATTGGTATTAAGCGTTTTGACGACAAAGGTAATGTCGTCGGTGAAGAGCGTTTTATCGGCTTGTTTGGCTCAGCGTACTACACCAACAGTGCGTTAGACTTACCTTTGATTAAATCAAAGGTTGCTGGTGTATGTGAACTCTCAGGCTTTGCACCGGGCTCGCACGCATACAAAACCTTGATCAATATCCTTGAAACTTACCCTCGTGATGAGATTTTACAATCAAGCGTTGTTGAATTACTGCAAAACGTCAAAGGCATTTTACAAATGCAAGAGCGTGATTACACTGGCTTGTTTGTGCGCCGTGATGCTTTTTCACGTTTCTACTCGTGCATGGTTTACGTGCCAAGAGAGCGTTACAACACCAAACTGCGCATTCAAACGCAGCAGCTATTAAGCGAAGCATTTGGCAGTAAAGAAGAGGTTGAATTTAACACTTACTTCTCTGAATCAGTGCAAGCGAGAACCCATTACATTGTTCGTGTCGATCACACAAAAGCAGATATCAACGTGAAAGAAATTGAAAAGAATTTGAACGAAGCCGCCCGAAGTTGGGATGATAAGCTTTCCGCGTTACTCAACACTCACAAAGGTGAGTCGGAAGGTAAAGCCTTGAGTCGTAAGTACTCAAAATTCCCGCAATCATATAAAGATGAAGTGCTACCGGGCACAGCAATCGTTGATATTGAGAAGCTTGAATCGGTATGCGAGAGCTGTCCGCTTGAAATGCTGTTTTATCAACCGCAGGAAGAAAAATCTGGTAGCCGCTTCGTTAAATTAAAGCTGTTCCACAAGGGCGAGCCGTTACATCTTTCTGATGTATTACCTATGTTGGAAAACTTTGGTCTGCGCGTGATTGGTGAGAGTCCATATGCAATTCGCACTGCCGATGGTGAAATGTGCTGGATTCTAGACTTCTCTATGTTGTTAACTGGCGATCGCGAGTTCAATTTAGAGCAAGTTCAAATGTTGTTCCAAGACGCCTTTGCGAAAGTATGGGCTGGTCAATTGGAAGACGATGGCTTCAACCGCTTGATTTTAGGTGCCGGCTTAGCGGGCCGTGAAGTATCTATTATTCGCGCATTCGCTAAATACGAGCGTCAAATTGGTGGGACATTCAGCCAAAGCTACGTAGAAGATACCTTTTCTCGCTATCCAAATTTGGCAGAGCTTTTGGTTAAATTGTTTAACCTGCGTTTTGCCCCTGCTGCTAAGCGCACAGACAAAGCGGTCAACAAGCTATTAGATGAAATCGAACAATCGCTAGATACCGTTGCTAATCTTGACGATGACCGTATTATTCGTCGTTTCGTTGAGATGATTAACGCGACAATTCGTACTAACTACTTCCAAAAAGATGGCAGTAAGCAAGACAAGTCTTACATCTCGTTCAAAATTTTGCCTGAGCAAATTTCTGAAATGCCGCTGCCAATGCCGAAATTTGAAATTTTCGTTTACTCTCCACAAGTTGAGGGTGTGCACTTGCGTGGTGGTAAAGTCGCTCGTGGTGGTTTGCGTTGGTCAGATCGCCGCGAAGATTTTCGTACCGAAGTACTCGGCCTAGTAAAAGCACAGCAAGTTAAAAATACTGTGATTGTACCGGTTGGTGCGAAAGGTGGCTTCGTTTGTAAACAATTACCTGTTGGCGGCACGCGCCAAGAAATTTTCGAAGCAGGTCAAGCGTGCTACAAAACATTTATTCGCGGCTTGTTAGACATTACTGACAACATTATTAAAGGCGATATTATCCCGCCAGTTGACGTGGTTCGTCACGACGAAGATGACCCTTACTTAGTGGTTGCAGCTGATAAAGGTACAGCAACCTTTTCTGATATCGCCAATGGTATTTCAGATGAGTACAACTTCTGGATGGGCGACGCCTTTGCCTCAGGTGGCAGCGTAGGTTACGACCACAAAGGTATGGGGATCACCGCAAAAGGCGCGTGGGAGTCAGTTAAACGTCATTTCCGTGAAATGGATATCGATTGTCAAACAACAGATTTCACGGCAATTGGTGTTGGTGACATGGCTGGTGACGTATTTGGTAACGGTATGTTGTTATCTAAGCATATTCGTTTACAAGCGGCGTTTAACCATATGCACATCTTTATTGACCCAGATCCCGTTGCTTCGACAACTTACAAAGAGCGTGAGCGCCTATTTAATTTACCAGGTTGTACGTGGGAAGATTACAACAAGGAGCTGATTTCTGAAGGTGGTGGTATTTTCAGCCGTGCGGCAAAATCAATTAAGTTAACACCACAGATCAAGAAAATGATCGGCACGCAAAAGCAAAGCATGGCGCCGAACGACTTGATCAAAGCCATTTTGAAGATGAAAGTCGACCTGTTGTGGAATGGTGGTATCGGCACTTACGTTAAAGGTGGCACTGAAAGTCACTTAGAAGTTGGCGATCGCGCCAACGATGCTTTGCGTATCAACGGCAGTGAATTACAAGCAAAAGTCGTCGGTGAAGGCGGCAACTTAGGTCTTACACAGTTAGGTCGAATCGAATACGCGGCCAACGGCGGCCGTATTAATGCCGACTCGGTGGATAATGTGGGTGGTGTTGACTGTTCAGATAACGAAGTTAACATCAAAATTTTGCTTAATGGCTTGGTACAAAGTGGTGATTTAACCGTTAAGCAACGCAACCAACTGCTTTACGATATGACGGATGAAGTGTCAGAGATCGTGTTGCAAGACTGTTATGATCAAACGCATTCATTGTCGATTACCGCAATGCGCGGCGCGCAGCAGTTGAAGGAGCAAACACGCTTTATTCACGGGTTGGAGCGTGATGGCAAACTAGATCGCGGTTTAGAATTTATTCCAAGTGACGATGAAATTGCTGAGCGTTTGGCACAAAACAATGGCCTAACTCGTCCAGAGCTATCAGTACTACTTGCCTACAGCAAAATGGTATTGAAAGAAGATCTCGTTTGTGAAGAAATCACCAAAAACCCATACCACGATCGCTTGTTGATTGGTGCATTCCCTCGCTTATTGCAAGAAAAATACAGTGCACAAATGCAAGATCACCCGCTGCGTGCAGAAATCATTGCGACTAAGCTTGCCAACAAACTTGGCAACGACATGGGTTTCAACTTCGTTAACCGTATGCAAGAAGAAACTGGCGCTAGTGTTGCCGAAGTTGCCAATTGCTACACTATGGCGAGCGAAGTATTTGAGATGGGCGCAGTCTGGCAAGATATCGCCGCACTAGACAATAAGATTGAAACCTTAGTGCAAACGGAAATGTTGTTCCAATTGCGCCGTAATGTTCGCCGTGCCACGCGTTGGTTCCTGAGACATCGCGACAAAGGTATGGATATCCAACAAGCGATTGATTTCTATCGCCCAACGTTCGAAACATTAGCGAAAAACTTGAATAAGTATATGGCTGCCGATGAAGTAGAGCAATTAACTCACGTTGAAGCTGACCTTGTGAAAGCGGGTGTGCCAAAGAAAACAGCGAAGCGAATTTCTCAACTGAGTACTTTATTCTCAGTGATGGATATTGCGGAAATTGCGGCAACAGATGGTCGTTCAATTGAGTTTATCGCTGAGCTTTACTTTAAACTGGGCGATCGCTTAGACCTGCACTGGTTCTTAGATCAGATTACTAAGCAGCCAGTAGCGAACCACTGGCAAGCACTCGCGAGAGCGTCATTTAGGGAAGAACTTGACTGGCAGCAAAGAGCGATTACTATTGTGGCCTTGAAAGTTGATGCAAACAGCAACGACAGTGATGCATTGCTGGCGCAATGGTTTGAGCAGAGCGCACAACCACTTGAGCGCTGGCAACATATTCTGGCTGACTTTAGAATGTCACCGACACATGAGTTTGCCAAATTCTCTGTCGCGTTAAGAGAGCTTATGCTGTTGAGTTTACACACAGCGGCATAA